The following are encoded together in the Geothermobacter hydrogeniphilus genome:
- a CDS encoding TRAP transporter substrate-binding protein: protein MSKQNRRDFLKKATVTTAAVAAATTVGAPAVHAKKTYTWRMVTTWPPHFPVLGEGADKMAEWIEKMSGGRLKIQVYGGGELVPPLQTFDAVSQGMVEMGHGASYYWAGKSPATQFFAAVPFGMNAQQMNAWLYSGGGLELWEELYAPFNLKPMPAGNTGVQMGGWFNREINSVKDFKGLKMRIPGLGGKLLAKAGGTAVLSAGGEIYTNLERGVIDATEWVGPYHDYLMGFYKVAKYYYYPGWHEPGTVLETFVNKKAWDSLPKDLQEIITTAAARSNIWMLSEFEAKNNTYLQKLINEHGVKLKKFPDEVVTTMRGYAREVLEEVGNKDKQSKKIYEHYLKFQKNVRAWAKISEIAYAKITS, encoded by the coding sequence ATGAGCAAGCAGAACAGGCGTGACTTTCTCAAAAAAGCCACGGTCACCACAGCCGCCGTAGCCGCGGCAACCACCGTCGGCGCGCCGGCTGTTCACGCCAAAAAAACCTACACCTGGCGCATGGTCACCACCTGGCCGCCGCACTTCCCGGTCCTCGGTGAGGGCGCCGACAAGATGGCCGAATGGATCGAGAAAATGTCCGGCGGACGACTCAAGATCCAGGTTTACGGCGGTGGCGAGCTGGTCCCGCCGTTGCAGACCTTTGACGCCGTCAGCCAGGGCATGGTCGAAATGGGCCACGGCGCTTCCTATTACTGGGCCGGCAAATCCCCGGCCACCCAGTTTTTCGCCGCCGTTCCCTTCGGCATGAACGCCCAGCAGATGAATGCCTGGCTCTATTCCGGCGGCGGCCTTGAATTGTGGGAGGAGCTTTACGCCCCGTTCAACCTGAAGCCGATGCCGGCCGGCAACACCGGCGTGCAGATGGGCGGCTGGTTCAACCGCGAGATCAACTCCGTCAAGGACTTCAAGGGTCTGAAAATGCGGATTCCCGGCCTCGGCGGCAAACTGCTGGCCAAGGCCGGCGGCACCGCGGTCCTCTCGGCCGGCGGTGAAATCTACACCAACCTCGAACGCGGCGTCATCGACGCCACCGAGTGGGTCGGCCCCTACCATGACTACCTGATGGGTTTCTACAAAGTTGCCAAGTACTACTACTATCCCGGCTGGCACGAGCCCGGAACGGTTCTCGAAACCTTCGTCAACAAGAAGGCCTGGGACTCCCTGCCGAAAGACCTGCAGGAAATCATCACCACCGCCGCCGCCCGTTCCAACATCTGGATGCTGAGCGAGTTCGAGGCCAAGAACAACACCTACCTGCAGAAGCTGATCAACGAGCATGGAGTGAAGCTGAAGAAATTCCCCGACGAGGTTGTCACGACCATGCGGGGTTACGCCAGGGAAGTGCTGGAAGAGGTCGGCAACAAGGACAAGCAGAGCAAGAAGATCTACGAGCACTATCTCAAGTTCCAGAAAAATGTTCGCGCCTGGGCGAAGATCTCGGAAATTGCCTATGCGAAGATCACCAGCTGA